One window from the genome of Zerene cesonia ecotype Mississippi chromosome 1, Zerene_cesonia_1.1, whole genome shotgun sequence encodes:
- the LOC119829370 gene encoding rho guanine nucleotide exchange factor 7-like isoform X4, with protein sequence MSSENCLVKAIYSFKGKNNDELCFKKGDIITVTQKEEGGWWEGTLGETTGWFPSNYVTEHKDPSGSLTTSPIRAASEIQAFRNVVLKDIIDSEKAHVAEMQGLVTNFLQPLEKSDMLTKDEFKQLTGNISEVLQIHEQFLALLEECATKTGPDQRVGGLFLHWAPEIKAVHQTYCAGHPKAVCILDKYKEELNTWMENAGAVCPGVLVLTAGLSKPFRRLGKYPAMLQELARHVHEAHPDRGDTHRASVVYKDIASGCAALRRQKELELQVVTGEVRGWPGGELASLGDVLHMGSVAVGPSHQDRYLVLFPSALLLLSVSKRVSAFVYEGCLPLTGISVCKLDDTDIRKNAFEISGPMIDTIVAVCQTKAEADNWVSLLQKHSNINSPTHEPNQPQSLPHMALSDSSNELSSGLTNHKRSHSFNNHQSYTQHTQQTQKSKQKNQSARWLLNSCDSLDQSPAKSNKVPIGKKFSSVDFIDTTGSSYSSKGWSVTCLRPAPPLRPQSFAAGSDENIGPTHPYAPHQRKSNSYEEDALILKVIEAYCTSARCRNAVSSVPNIPLELFESTRRRHAKSRNRIISWLLE encoded by the exons ATGTCTTCTGAAAATTGCTTAGTTAAAGCAATATATTCATTCAAGggtaaaaataatgatgagTTATGCTTTAAAAAAGGTGACATTATAACTGTCACCCAAAAAGAAGAAGGAGGATGGTGGGAAGGTACACTAGGGGAAACTACAGGATGGTTTCCTAGCAACTATGTTACTGAGCACAAAg ATCCATCTGGTTCTCTGACTACATCACCCATAAGAGCAGCTTCTGAAATTCAAGCTTTTCGAAATGTTGTTCTCAAAGATATCATTGACTCGGAGAAAGCTCATGTTGCTGAAATGCAAGGTCttgttacaaactttcttcAGCCCCTGGAAAAAAGTGATAT GTTGACAAAAGATGAATTTAAACAACTAACTGGAAACATAAGTGAGGTTCTCCAAATACATGAACAGTTCCTTGCACTCCTAGAAGAATGTGCCACCAAAACCGGACCAGATCAAAGAGTTGGAGGGCTGTTTCTGCATTGGGCACCTGAAATAAAAGCTGTTCATCAAACATACTGTGCAGGCCATCCAAAGGCTGTGTGTattcttgataaatataa AGAAGAATTGAATACATGGATGGAAAATGCTGGAGCAGTTTGTCCTGGTGTGCTGGTATTGACCGCTGGTCTATCAAAACCATTTCGACGACTGGGTAAATACCCTGCTATGTTACAAGAACTTGCAAGACATGTGCATGAAGCACATCCAGATAGAGGTGACACTCATCGAGCTTCTGTTGTTTATAAGGACATTGCC AGTGGATGTGCAGCTTTAAGACGGCAAAAAGAGTTAGAGTTACAAGTAGTGACTGGTGAGGTTCGTGGTTGGCCTGGTGGTGAGTTGGCCTCATTGGGAGATGTTCTTCATATGGGAAGTGTAGCAGTTGGACCATCACATCAGGATAGATATCTTGTTCTATTTCCATCTGCATTACTGTTACTGTCTGTTAGTAAGAGAGTCTCTGCATTTGTATATGAG GGATGTCTTCCATTGACTGGTATTTCAGTTTGTAAACTAGATGATACTGATATAAGGAAAAATGCATTTGAAATAAGTGGACCAATGATAGACACAATAGTAGCTGTATGTCAAACAAAAGCTGAAGCTGATAATTGGGTTAGCCTGTTACAAAAACACTCCAATATAAACAGTCCTACTCATGAACCGAATCAGCCACAATCCTTACCACAC ATGGCCTTGAGCGACAGCAGTAATGAGTTATCGTCCGGTCTTACGAACCATAAAAGATCACATTCATTTAACAATCATCAAAGCTACACGCAGCACACGCAGCAAACGCAGAagagtaaacaaaaaaatcaatcggCGCGCTGGCTTTTAAATTCCTGTGATTCGCTTGATCAGTCACCCGCTAAATCAAATAAAGTGCCAATTGGAAAGAAATTCTCCTCTGTCGATTTCATCGACACAACTGGCTCAAGTTATAGCAGTAAAG GCTGGAGTGTAACGTGCCTGCGGCCGGCGCCCCCGCTGCGGCCGCAGTCGTTCGCGGCGGGTTCGGACGAGAACATCGGCCCCACGCACCCGTACGCCCCGCACCAGAGGAAGTCTAACTCGTACGAGGAGGATGCGCTCATCTTAAAGGTCATCGAAGCGTATTGCACCTCGGCACGGTGCAGGAACGCCGTCAGTTCCG TACCCAATATACCTCTGGAGTTATTCGAGTCAACAAGGAGGCGACACGCAAAATCAAGAAACCGTATAATCAGTTGGTTATTAGAATAA
- the LOC119829370 gene encoding rho guanine nucleotide exchange factor 7-like isoform X2, giving the protein MSSENCLVKAIYSFKGKNNDELCFKKGDIITVTQKEEGGWWEGTLGETTGWFPSNYVTEHKDPSGSLTTSPIRAASEIQAFRNVVLKDIIDSEKAHVAEMQGLVTNFLQPLEKSDMLTKDEFKQLTGNISEVLQIHEQFLALLEECATKTGPDQRVGGLFLHWAPEIKAVHQTYCAGHPKAVCILDKYKEELNTWMENAGAVCPGVLVLTAGLSKPFRRLGKYPAMLQELARHVHEAHPDRGDTHRASVVYKDIASGCAALRRQKELELQVVTGEVRGWPGGELASLGDVLHMGSVAVGPSHQDRYLVLFPSALLLLSVSKRVSAFVYEGCLPLTGISVCKLDDTDIRKNAFEISGPMIDTIVAVCQTKAEADNWVSLLQKHSNINSPTHEPNQPQSLPHMALSDSSNELSSGLTNHKRSHSFNNHQSYTQHTQQTQKSKQKNQSARWLLNSCDSLDQSPAKSNKVPIGKKFSSVDFIDTTGSSYSSKGWSVTCLRPAPPLRPQSFAAGSDENIGPTHPYAPHQRKSNSYEEDALILKVIEAYCTSARCRNAVSSVDCGHFSLGKVQYHAHATNKPHSYTKTPVAPGPRSATPEYAGRSKASKVKRNKSSSAADACLYRADTRRLLAERKFHLNRSNPSLGEYAEERGHRLRAGERRSGSHPSLAPLRHPPAPAPSARSSTWCCGTFVKQLTKSHHFD; this is encoded by the exons ATGTCTTCTGAAAATTGCTTAGTTAAAGCAATATATTCATTCAAGggtaaaaataatgatgagTTATGCTTTAAAAAAGGTGACATTATAACTGTCACCCAAAAAGAAGAAGGAGGATGGTGGGAAGGTACACTAGGGGAAACTACAGGATGGTTTCCTAGCAACTATGTTACTGAGCACAAAg ATCCATCTGGTTCTCTGACTACATCACCCATAAGAGCAGCTTCTGAAATTCAAGCTTTTCGAAATGTTGTTCTCAAAGATATCATTGACTCGGAGAAAGCTCATGTTGCTGAAATGCAAGGTCttgttacaaactttcttcAGCCCCTGGAAAAAAGTGATAT GTTGACAAAAGATGAATTTAAACAACTAACTGGAAACATAAGTGAGGTTCTCCAAATACATGAACAGTTCCTTGCACTCCTAGAAGAATGTGCCACCAAAACCGGACCAGATCAAAGAGTTGGAGGGCTGTTTCTGCATTGGGCACCTGAAATAAAAGCTGTTCATCAAACATACTGTGCAGGCCATCCAAAGGCTGTGTGTattcttgataaatataa AGAAGAATTGAATACATGGATGGAAAATGCTGGAGCAGTTTGTCCTGGTGTGCTGGTATTGACCGCTGGTCTATCAAAACCATTTCGACGACTGGGTAAATACCCTGCTATGTTACAAGAACTTGCAAGACATGTGCATGAAGCACATCCAGATAGAGGTGACACTCATCGAGCTTCTGTTGTTTATAAGGACATTGCC AGTGGATGTGCAGCTTTAAGACGGCAAAAAGAGTTAGAGTTACAAGTAGTGACTGGTGAGGTTCGTGGTTGGCCTGGTGGTGAGTTGGCCTCATTGGGAGATGTTCTTCATATGGGAAGTGTAGCAGTTGGACCATCACATCAGGATAGATATCTTGTTCTATTTCCATCTGCATTACTGTTACTGTCTGTTAGTAAGAGAGTCTCTGCATTTGTATATGAG GGATGTCTTCCATTGACTGGTATTTCAGTTTGTAAACTAGATGATACTGATATAAGGAAAAATGCATTTGAAATAAGTGGACCAATGATAGACACAATAGTAGCTGTATGTCAAACAAAAGCTGAAGCTGATAATTGGGTTAGCCTGTTACAAAAACACTCCAATATAAACAGTCCTACTCATGAACCGAATCAGCCACAATCCTTACCACAC ATGGCCTTGAGCGACAGCAGTAATGAGTTATCGTCCGGTCTTACGAACCATAAAAGATCACATTCATTTAACAATCATCAAAGCTACACGCAGCACACGCAGCAAACGCAGAagagtaaacaaaaaaatcaatcggCGCGCTGGCTTTTAAATTCCTGTGATTCGCTTGATCAGTCACCCGCTAAATCAAATAAAGTGCCAATTGGAAAGAAATTCTCCTCTGTCGATTTCATCGACACAACTGGCTCAAGTTATAGCAGTAAAG GCTGGAGTGTAACGTGCCTGCGGCCGGCGCCCCCGCTGCGGCCGCAGTCGTTCGCGGCGGGTTCGGACGAGAACATCGGCCCCACGCACCCGTACGCCCCGCACCAGAGGAAGTCTAACTCGTACGAGGAGGATGCGCTCATCTTAAAGGTCATCGAAGCGTATTGCACCTCGGCACGGTGCAGGAACGCCGTCAGTTCCG TGGACTGCGGCCACTTTTCTCTCGGTAAAGTACAATATCACGCACACGCCACTAACAAACCGCATAGCTATACTAAAACGCCCGTCGCTCCCGGCCCGAGGAGCGCGACGCCGGAATACGCCGGCCGCAGTAAGGCGTCGAAAGTGAAGCGCAACAAGAGCTCGTCCGCGGCGGACGCGTGTCTGTACCGGGCGGACACGCGGCGGCTGCTGGCCGAGCGCAAGTTCCACCTCAACCGCTCCAACCCCAGCCTGGGGGAGTACGCGGAGGAGCGCGGGCACAGGCTGCGGGCGGGCGAGCGCCGCAGCGGCTCGCACCCCAGCCTGGCCCCGCTCCGGCACCCCCCCGCGCCGGCCCCCTCCGCCCGCTCCTCCACCTGGTGCTGCGGCACCTTCGTCAAGCAGCTCACCAAGTCGCACCACTTCGACTGA
- the LOC119829370 gene encoding uncharacterized protein LOC119829370 isoform X1 has translation MSSENCLVKAIYSFKGKNNDELCFKKGDIITVTQKEEGGWWEGTLGETTGWFPSNYVTEHKDPSGSLTTSPIRAASEIQAFRNVVLKDIIDSEKAHVAEMQGLVTNFLQPLEKSDMLTKDEFKQLTGNISEVLQIHEQFLALLEECATKTGPDQRVGGLFLHWAPEIKAVHQTYCAGHPKAVCILDKYKEELNTWMENAGAVCPGVLVLTAGLSKPFRRLGKYPAMLQELARHVHEAHPDRGDTHRASVVYKDIASGCAALRRQKELELQVVTGEVRGWPGGELASLGDVLHMGSVAVGPSHQDRYLVLFPSALLLLSVSKRVSAFVYEGCLPLTGISVCKLDDTDIRKNAFEISGPMIDTIVAVCQTKAEADNWVSLLQKHSNINSPTHEPNQPQSLPHLARSPSEGALSSINTSRRSLYHVTLPPPSYPSASPYYSLTKYFARLVRKKVITRQMLRKLLHERTWAKAFELSGLPVKRRHRNHIKLKIENDGTVGTETECSDSDRNSDESDHDTEVTETCTSSSSTDVEANSSSKILRQNAIDSIGPRTISSSCSSWGSNFGYVKYFDASTDMHCDLPQLSIKGDCTKEIFNSNSSIDYDGGKTSIQRSSRSNKLNIQPIIQHSDSADNSSFEARNYMACEDLVNMDQNTEMDTLGRVESDFLTTRRSFPNLSSRSDILPKPWKSTEDDTYTGQLEYDTIMSDLLKVLEPPASPKSSRDFNVESVIIDPPLMFRNDDEDLKIINVSLNADVPFRKHSLNSDKKIRRSISRSMVETEKKNNEAHLQRMSSQSDSRKNLKKCECCNRSLCPSPRSSDSGVAGSCNLASPELNLHEYSSSGNTGNDSDCQEKHTDHKDSNNFSKEALDNQKLSLSDIEAATFEDQCRCTSPFGSTARTSCVTSVTSENSLDVKDLSNTVVMPTFVASPPLLSPNIKRTSIRRNIEKYVPEIKLKPEVPPRIYRKPSTHLEVPKNVRQPLPCQWSTINITERTKPSLHYHMRIYRENPGENDEKRLSRKDFVRNRDNILRENRNIDNKSYKARSRSEDLLKKKDFKETDTGFMVYRSDLYAHWWMKAKLPITVVTDSGKDNFICKELLFCVPFV, from the exons ATGTCTTCTGAAAATTGCTTAGTTAAAGCAATATATTCATTCAAGggtaaaaataatgatgagTTATGCTTTAAAAAAGGTGACATTATAACTGTCACCCAAAAAGAAGAAGGAGGATGGTGGGAAGGTACACTAGGGGAAACTACAGGATGGTTTCCTAGCAACTATGTTACTGAGCACAAAg ATCCATCTGGTTCTCTGACTACATCACCCATAAGAGCAGCTTCTGAAATTCAAGCTTTTCGAAATGTTGTTCTCAAAGATATCATTGACTCGGAGAAAGCTCATGTTGCTGAAATGCAAGGTCttgttacaaactttcttcAGCCCCTGGAAAAAAGTGATAT GTTGACAAAAGATGAATTTAAACAACTAACTGGAAACATAAGTGAGGTTCTCCAAATACATGAACAGTTCCTTGCACTCCTAGAAGAATGTGCCACCAAAACCGGACCAGATCAAAGAGTTGGAGGGCTGTTTCTGCATTGGGCACCTGAAATAAAAGCTGTTCATCAAACATACTGTGCAGGCCATCCAAAGGCTGTGTGTattcttgataaatataa AGAAGAATTGAATACATGGATGGAAAATGCTGGAGCAGTTTGTCCTGGTGTGCTGGTATTGACCGCTGGTCTATCAAAACCATTTCGACGACTGGGTAAATACCCTGCTATGTTACAAGAACTTGCAAGACATGTGCATGAAGCACATCCAGATAGAGGTGACACTCATCGAGCTTCTGTTGTTTATAAGGACATTGCC AGTGGATGTGCAGCTTTAAGACGGCAAAAAGAGTTAGAGTTACAAGTAGTGACTGGTGAGGTTCGTGGTTGGCCTGGTGGTGAGTTGGCCTCATTGGGAGATGTTCTTCATATGGGAAGTGTAGCAGTTGGACCATCACATCAGGATAGATATCTTGTTCTATTTCCATCTGCATTACTGTTACTGTCTGTTAGTAAGAGAGTCTCTGCATTTGTATATGAG GGATGTCTTCCATTGACTGGTATTTCAGTTTGTAAACTAGATGATACTGATATAAGGAAAAATGCATTTGAAATAAGTGGACCAATGATAGACACAATAGTAGCTGTATGTCAAACAAAAGCTGAAGCTGATAATTGGGTTAGCCTGTTACAAAAACACTCCAATATAAACAGTCCTACTCATGAACCGAATCAGCCACAATCCTTACCACAC CTGGCCCGCTCTCCCTCAGAAGGGGCCTTGTCTAGCATCAACACTAGTCGTCGCAGTCTTTACCACGTGACCTTGCCGCCCCCTAGCTATCCATCTGCGTCACCTTATTATTCactcacaaaatattttgcaagaCTTGTAAGGAAAAAAGTAATTACACGGCAAATGTTGCGAAAGCTTTTACATGAGAGAACTTGGGCTAAAGCTTTCGAGCTGTCGGGATTGCCTGTTAAAAGGAGACATAggaatcatattaaattaaaaattgaaaatgatgGCACTGTTGGTACTGAGACAGAATGCTCTGATAGTGATAGAAATTCTGATGAAAGTGATCACGACACAGAGGTGACAGAAACCTGTACGAGTTCTAGCAGTACAGACGTAGAAGCCAATAGTTCCTCTAAAATATTACGGCAAAATGCCATTGACAGCATTGGTCCTAGGACAATATCATCCTCTTGCAGTAGTTGGGGTAGTAACTTCGGTTATGTTAAGTATTTTGATGCATCTACTGACATGCACTGTGATTTACCACAATTGAGCATAAAAGGAGACTGTAccaaagaaatttttaactcAAATAGTAGTATAGATTACGATGGCGGTAAAACGAGCATTCAGAGGTCATCtcgaagtaataaattaaatatacaacctATTATTCAACATTCCGATAGTGCGGACAATTCTAGTTTCGAAGCTAGAAACTACATGGCATGTGAAGATTTAGTGAATATGGATCAAAATACTGAAATGGACACTTTGGGCAGAGTCGAATCAGATTTTCTGACGACGCGACGTAGCTTTCCCAATCTTAGTTCTAGAAGTGATATATTACCTAAACCATGGAAATCTACAGAAGATGACACATACACAGGACAACTTGAATACGATACAATAATGTCTGaccttttaaaagtattagaGCCACCCGCTTCACCTAAATCTAGCCGCGACTTTAATGTCGAGTCGGTGATAATCGATCCGCCGCTTATGTTTAGAAATGATGATGAGgatctaaaaattattaatgttagtCTAAATGCCGACGTTCCTTTTCGTAAGCATTCACTTAATTCAGACAAGAAAATTAGGCGATCAATATCGCGATCAATGGTGGAAacagaaaagaaaaacaatgaaGCACATTTACAGAGAATGAGCTCACAGTCTGACAGCCGAAAGAATCTGAAAAAATGTGAATGTTGTAATAGATCGCTATGCCCCAGTCCGCGGTCTTCTGACTCTGGTGTTGCAGGAAGTTGCAATTTAGCATCACCTGAGTTAAACTTGCATGAGTATTCGAGTTCTGGGAATACAGGTAATGATTCAGACTGCCAGGAAAAACATACAGATCATAaagattcaaataatttttcaaaagagGCTTTGGATAATCAAAAGTTGTCCTTGAGCGATATTGAGGCTGCTACATTTGAAGATCAATGTCGATGTACATCACCGTTTGGTTCTACCGCCAGAACATCGTGCGTTACAAGTGTTACCTCGGAAAATAGTTTGGATGTAAAAGATTTATCTAATACAGTAGTCATGCCTACATTCGTCGCAAGCCCACCTCTGCTGTCACCAAACATAAAACGCACCTCTATTAGACgtaacatagaaaaatatgtaccagaaataaaattaaaaccggAAGTCCCTCCGCGTATATATCGAAAGCCGAGTACTCATTTGGAGGTTCCCAAAAATGTCAGGCAACCGCTTCCATGCCAATGGAGTACTATTAACATAACTGAGCGAACAAAGCCAAGTTTACATTATCATATGAGAATATATAGAGAAAATCCAGGAGAAAACGACGAGAAGAGACTGTCACGAAAGGACTTTGTTCGCAATCGTGACAACATATTAAGAGAGAACAGAAATATAGATAACAAGAGTTACAAGGCAAGATCGCGTAGCGAagacttattaaaaaagaaagattttAAAGAAACAGATACTGGATTTATGGTGTATCGTTCAGATTTGTACGCTCACTGGTGGATGAAAGCCAAATTACCCATTACTGTGGTCACCGACTCAGGCaaggataattttatttgtaaagaacTACTGTTTTGTGTACCATTTGTTTGA
- the LOC119829403 gene encoding ankyrin-2-like, with the protein MSKSLEDNLINKIISEDQDAILSYISKGANPNKITSQGKTCLGEASSLGNISIVKLLLEACKSEGTNQISSYGVSKKKHSVKSHKRKYRGTGQHDDNVSKCKNRTHRVNVDFQNEKGNLISNSTKTDKNQGYFVIVNSDGSSSDESRLSNIISPKSSLAATPLAELEWDEDIGNVAPTTSEDETWSSMYKWYAAILEKSGAAIAAATMVSNGLNQQDAFMRTALHYAAEQGHTDIVKLLLDSGSKLDITAGDGLTSLHIAVIKNHIETVKELLSAGSHVNYKTHEKMTALHFAASRGYLDLVKILVNSGAYLEARDTNERTALYLAAGRGHVDVIRYLISSGANVNGEEIHGYTPLCESVWQRYTNVVDLLLKSGARITHSHKLLHNAILQGQEDIVTMLVSHGGGINLHNDTGDTPLLLAVRLSQISVVKILLQKGANANICNSITGANALHIAVESVKCPNEFEELIISLLDYKIDMNTTALTGDTALNRALLLQKDDAAMILIQHGADVNACDSQSCGLDNLSIVNRRVSNSIASLLIKAGHYLPFSEYRVENNTLTTRETMDHWLHSICREPLSLLDLCRIKLRLFCKKRPLHQYIDLLPLPKSLKTFLMFRDECNIFSCRSKE; encoded by the exons ATGAGTAAATCTTTGGAAGATAATTTgatcaacaaaattatatcagaAGACCAAGATGCTATCCTTTCTTACATCTCTAAAG gTGCAAATCCCAACAAAATAACTAGTCAAGGCAAAACTTGTCTGGGGGAAGCTTCAAGTTTAGGTAATATCTCAATTGTAAAATTGCTACTTGAAGCCTGTAAATCAGAAGGAActaatcaaatttcatcctatggtgtttcaaagaaaaaacacAGTGTTAAATctcataaaagaaaatatagagGGACAGGGCAGCATGATGACAATGTCAGTAAATGTAAGAATCGAACACACAGAGTTAATGTTGATTTTCAGAATGAAAAAGGTAATCTTATATCCAATAGTACAAAAACTGATAAGAATCAAGGATACTTTGTGATTGTAAATAGTGATGGCTCTAGTAGTGATGAAAGCAggttaagtaatattatatcccCTAAGAGTTCCCTGGCAGCAACACCTTTAGCTGAATTAGAATGGGATGAAGATATTGGAAATGTTGCCCCCACAACAAGCGAAGATGAGACATGGTCATCTATGTATAA GTGGTATGCTGCTATACTTGAGAAATCTGGTGCCGCTATAGCAGCAGCAACAATGGTTTCAAACGGCTTAAATCAACAAGATGCATTTATGAGAACCGCATTACATTATGCAGCTGAACAGGGTCATAcagatattgttaaattactaTTGGATTCGG GAAGCAAATTGGATATAACAGCAGGGGATGGCCTTACATCCCTGCACATAGCCGtgattaaaaatcatattgaaACTGTTAAGGAGCTTTTGTCAGCAGGAAGtcatgttaattataaaacacatgAGAAAATGACTGCACTACATTTTGCTGCATCCAGAGGATATTTAGATTTG gtaAAAATTCTAGTCAACAGTGGAGCTTACTTAGAGGCAAGAGATACAAATGAGCGCACAGCATTGTATTTAGCAGCTGGAAGAGGACATGTTGAtgttataagatatttaatatcatctgGTGCCAATGTTAATGGTGAAGAAATACATG GTTACACTCCTCTATGCGAATCAGTTTGGCAAAGATATACAAATGTAGTTGATCTTCTATTAAAGTCTGGAGCAAGGATTACACATTCCCATAAACTTTTACACAATGCAATCTTACAAGGACAG GAAGATATAGTAACAATGTTAGTAAGCCATGGAGGaggaataaatttacataatgatACAGGAGATACTCCCTTGTTATTGGCTGTACGTCTATCACAGATTTCAGTGGTAAAAATACTACTACAGAaag gtgcaaatgcaaatatatgtaatagtaTAACTGGTGCCAATGCTCTTCACATCGCAGTTGAGAGTGTGAAATGTCCAAATGAATTCGaggaattaataatttcattattggactataaaatagatatgaaTACGACAGCACTTACAGGCGACACAGCTTTAAATCGAGCTCTGTTACTACAAAA gGATGATGCAGCAATGATTTTAATTCAACATGGTGCTGATGTGAATGCATGTGATTCACAGTCCTGTGGATTAGACAATTTATCAATAGTTAATAGAAGGGTATCAAATAGCATTGCAAGTTTACTTATAAAGGCTGGTCATTACCTACCATTTTCTGAGTATAGGGTTGAGAATAATACTTTAACAACTAGAGAAACAATGGATCATTGGCTTCATAGCATTTGTAGAGAACCTTTAAGTCTATTAGACCTCTGcagaattaaattaagattgttttgtaaaaaaagacCTCTTCACCAATATATAGACTTGTTACCTCTACCAAAGAGCTTAAAAACCTTTCTAATGTTTAGAGATgagtgtaatatattttcttgtagATCAAAGGAATAA